A single genomic interval of Terriglobus albidus harbors:
- a CDS encoding TldD/PmbA family protein translates to MTTEELSQQLDLNSLAQQVVERALQAGATDAEAVVYEGDEFSASVRLGQVETLQESGSRAIGLRVFIGQRTANTSSSDLSEASIRRLIDGAVGLAKITSEDPFAGLPETDEFGSLAGDLGLYFDDVYSLPVEQRIEMARRCEAAAMAADTRIQNSSGAAFDAATSRKIVVNSRGFSGEYRRSYCGYSVSPIAQDTTGTMQRDYWYSSARHIGGLESPEEVGKEAARRALRRLGARRVPTQKAPVVFSPEIARSLMSNIFDAANGDAIYRHASFFAGQLGEQVAGENVTIVDDGTLVFNGVAGFGTSPFDGEGLPTRRTVIVENGVLKSYVLNSYTGRKLGLRSTGNASRGLAGTPGIGAGNFFLQPGSITPQQLIGDVKSGLYVTETMGFGVNLVTGDYSQGASGLWIENGELAYPVEEITIAGNLKDMYRNIVAIGNDLKFRSSSASPTIRIEGITIAGS, encoded by the coding sequence ATGACGACCGAAGAACTCTCGCAGCAACTGGATCTGAACTCTCTCGCGCAGCAGGTAGTGGAGCGCGCCTTGCAGGCCGGCGCTACAGACGCCGAGGCGGTTGTCTACGAGGGCGATGAGTTCTCCGCCAGCGTCCGCCTGGGCCAAGTAGAGACGCTGCAGGAGTCGGGCTCGCGCGCCATCGGCCTGCGTGTCTTCATCGGACAGCGCACGGCGAACACGTCTTCGTCGGATCTGTCGGAGGCGTCCATCCGCCGGCTGATCGACGGTGCAGTCGGACTGGCGAAGATTACCAGTGAAGATCCTTTTGCCGGACTGCCGGAGACGGATGAGTTTGGTTCTCTAGCAGGCGACCTGGGGCTGTACTTCGACGATGTCTACTCGCTTCCGGTGGAGCAGCGCATCGAGATGGCACGCCGGTGTGAGGCCGCGGCTATGGCCGCGGACACGCGCATCCAGAACTCCTCGGGAGCGGCCTTTGACGCCGCCACCTCGCGCAAGATCGTCGTCAACTCGCGTGGCTTCAGCGGCGAGTACCGCCGCAGCTACTGCGGCTACTCTGTCTCTCCCATCGCGCAGGACACGACAGGAACCATGCAGCGCGACTACTGGTACTCCTCGGCCCGCCATATCGGCGGCCTGGAGTCACCGGAAGAGGTTGGAAAGGAAGCTGCGCGCCGTGCTTTGCGCCGCCTGGGAGCGCGCCGTGTGCCCACGCAGAAGGCTCCGGTGGTCTTCTCTCCAGAGATCGCGCGCAGCCTGATGTCGAATATCTTCGACGCCGCGAATGGAGACGCGATCTATCGTCACGCCAGCTTCTTCGCCGGTCAGCTTGGTGAGCAGGTTGCGGGTGAGAACGTCACCATCGTCGATGACGGCACCTTGGTCTTCAACGGTGTCGCAGGGTTTGGTACCTCGCCCTTCGATGGTGAGGGCCTGCCGACCCGCCGCACGGTCATTGTCGAAAACGGCGTGCTGAAGAGCTACGTGCTCAACAGCTACACCGGCCGCAAGCTGGGCCTGCGGTCGACAGGCAATGCGTCGCGTGGTCTGGCGGGGACTCCGGGGATTGGTGCGGGGAACTTCTTCCTGCAGCCCGGCAGCATCACGCCGCAGCAGTTGATCGGCGATGTGAAGAGCGGCCTGTACGTGACGGAGACGATGGGTTTCGGTGTGAACCTGGTGACGGGCGATTATTCGCAGGGCGCCAGCGGTCTGTGGATCGAGAATGGCGAGCTTGCGTATCCGGTGGAAGAGATCACGATCGCGGGCAATCTGAAAGACATGTACCGGAACATTGTGGCGATCGGAAATGATCTGAAGTTCCGTTCCTCGAGCGCGAGCCCCACGATTCGAATTGAGGGGATTACGATTGCGGGGAGTTAG
- a CDS encoding SRPBCC family protein: MLKLIAAVVVLAVAIILILAATKPATFHVERSATIAAPPEKIAAFVTDFHRWDAWSPWAKLDPAMQIAYSGPDSGTGAIYHWKGNSRVGEGEMEILSATPEKTGIRLDFIKPFEGKNTAMFYYSGSPAGPTTVRWTMDGPSSFMTKLMMVFTSMDKMVGPDFERGLTNLKSVAEHP; encoded by the coding sequence ATGTTGAAGCTGATTGCAGCTGTCGTTGTTCTCGCCGTAGCTATCATTCTGATTCTGGCCGCTACCAAGCCGGCCACCTTCCACGTCGAGCGTTCCGCTACCATTGCAGCCCCGCCGGAAAAGATTGCAGCCTTCGTCACCGACTTCCATCGCTGGGATGCATGGTCTCCGTGGGCGAAGCTTGACCCCGCCATGCAGATAGCCTACTCCGGACCCGACTCGGGAACGGGCGCCATCTATCACTGGAAGGGCAACAGCAGGGTCGGCGAAGGCGAGATGGAGATCCTCTCGGCCACGCCGGAAAAGACCGGCATCCGGCTGGACTTCATCAAGCCTTTCGAAGGCAAGAACACCGCGATGTTCTACTACTCCGGCTCGCCTGCAGGCCCCACGACGGTCCGCTGGACCATGGACGGCCCTTCCAGCTTCATGACGAAGCTCATGATGGTCTTTACCAGCATGGATAAGATGGTCGGTCCGGACTTTGAGCGCGGTCTGACTAATCTGAAGTCAGTTGCTGAACATCCGTAG
- a CDS encoding SDR family NAD(P)-dependent oxidoreductase gives MEHTSQFATYPSLRDRVVLVSGGATGIGEAIVEAFARQGARVAFLDLQQEAGEALASRLQQNGLPAPVFVRCDLTDTAEAQKALRAIEEQWGALDVLVNNAGNDVRHDLESVTPERWDQLMAVNLKHQFFLSQAALPGMRQKQRGSIVNMGSISWVIPSTDLPVYTTAKAAIVGLTKTLAHLAGKDNIRVNCVMPGAILTEKQQRLWLTPEYTATVLGAQAIKRMILPEEVARLVLFLASDDSAAITNQCHVIDGGWI, from the coding sequence ATGGAGCACACCTCGCAGTTTGCGACCTACCCCAGCCTGCGTGATCGCGTCGTATTGGTCAGCGGCGGAGCCACCGGCATCGGCGAGGCTATCGTAGAAGCCTTCGCCCGGCAAGGTGCCCGCGTCGCCTTCCTGGACCTGCAGCAGGAGGCGGGCGAAGCTCTCGCATCGCGGTTGCAACAGAATGGCCTTCCGGCTCCCGTCTTTGTGCGCTGTGACCTGACCGACACCGCCGAGGCGCAAAAGGCCCTACGCGCTATAGAGGAGCAATGGGGTGCGCTCGACGTGCTCGTCAACAATGCCGGCAACGACGTTCGCCATGACCTGGAATCGGTTACACCGGAACGCTGGGATCAGTTGATGGCCGTAAACCTGAAGCACCAGTTTTTCCTGTCACAGGCGGCACTCCCCGGCATGCGGCAAAAGCAACGCGGATCGATCGTCAACATGGGATCGATCTCCTGGGTTATCCCCTCGACCGATCTGCCCGTCTACACCACCGCCAAGGCGGCGATCGTGGGCCTGACGAAGACGCTGGCTCACTTGGCCGGCAAGGACAATATCCGTGTGAATTGCGTGATGCCGGGCGCCATTTTGACGGAGAAACAACAACGCCTGTGGCTGACCCCCGAGTACACCGCCACGGTGCTAGGCGCGCAGGCCATCAAACGCATGATTCTGCCTGAAGAAGTAGCGCGCCTGGTGCTCTTTCTCGCTTCGGATGACAGTGCAGCCATCACGAACCAGTGCCATGTGATTGATGGCGGCTGGATCTAG
- a CDS encoding DNA cytosine methyltransferase produces the protein MFYEFFAGGGMARAGLGAGWKCLFANDFDDRKASSYCDNWGDEDFHFGDVGRLATSDLPGKADLAWASFPCQDLSLAGTGAGLKGSRSGTFWSFWKLVQELAREGRKPSVVVLENVSGALSSHGGQDFRALIGALAKEDYRYGALVIDAVHFVPQSRPRLFIVAIDATIEIPPALICKAPDPAWTPGALLKACDVLSDEERQRWVWWNLPKPSPREKVFSDLIEEEPTGVAWHTSPETKRLIEMMSPINRKKLRDAKKEGRRVVGAIYKRTRIDTEGQRKQRAEVRFDDIAGCLRTPVGGSSRQLIMVVDGENVRSRLLSPREAARLMGLEESYILPSKYNEAYHLAGDGLVVPVVRHLASNVLEPLLAAVRKQGWQVA, from the coding sequence TTGTTTTACGAGTTTTTCGCTGGTGGAGGAATGGCGCGAGCCGGTTTAGGCGCGGGCTGGAAATGCTTATTTGCAAACGACTTTGATGATCGAAAAGCATCTTCCTACTGTGACAATTGGGGTGACGAAGATTTTCATTTTGGAGACGTCGGCCGTTTAGCGACGAGCGATCTTCCAGGAAAAGCCGATTTGGCATGGGCATCGTTCCCTTGCCAGGATCTTTCCTTAGCAGGAACCGGAGCAGGTCTAAAGGGATCCCGGTCCGGAACTTTTTGGTCGTTCTGGAAACTGGTCCAAGAATTAGCGCGCGAAGGACGCAAGCCGAGCGTCGTTGTGCTAGAGAACGTATCCGGCGCTCTGAGTTCGCACGGAGGGCAAGACTTCAGAGCCCTTATCGGAGCTCTTGCAAAAGAAGACTATCGCTATGGCGCTCTAGTGATTGATGCTGTTCACTTTGTTCCTCAATCGCGACCACGTCTATTTATTGTTGCGATCGACGCAACCATCGAAATACCTCCGGCTTTGATATGCAAAGCACCCGATCCTGCCTGGACACCAGGTGCTCTCCTCAAGGCTTGCGATGTCCTGAGTGATGAAGAACGTCAGCGGTGGGTTTGGTGGAATTTGCCGAAGCCAAGTCCTCGCGAGAAGGTATTCTCCGATCTAATTGAGGAAGAGCCGACGGGTGTCGCTTGGCATACAAGCCCAGAAACCAAACGCTTGATCGAAATGATGAGCCCCATCAATCGCAAAAAGTTACGAGATGCGAAAAAAGAAGGTAGGCGGGTAGTTGGGGCAATTTACAAACGAACGAGGATCGATACCGAAGGGCAGCGGAAACAGCGCGCAGAAGTTAGATTCGATGACATCGCAGGTTGTTTACGAACCCCGGTCGGCGGCTCAAGCCGGCAATTGATCATGGTGGTGGATGGCGAAAACGTACGTTCTCGCCTACTCTCTCCTAGAGAAGCTGCGCGATTAATGGGTTTGGAAGAGAGCTACATCTTGCCCAGCAAATATAACGAGGCATACCACTTGGCTGGAGATGGTTTGGTTGTTCCTGTTGTTCGACATCTCGCCAGCAATGTCCTTGAACCATTGCTAGCAGCTGTTCGCAAACAAGGATGGCAAGTCGCATGA
- a CDS encoding SPL family radical SAM protein, with protein MNGEEKAKTLFPILPETTGMVRMAAHAEHVDDGHDVEFCGMKVSGILNRSVSKRMHWMAWSINPYRGCEFGCRYCYARYTHEFLAPKDGPAEGQPNFHDPEVFERKIFVKENAAWLLEQELRRLEKQGHITDEIALGTATDPWQPIERRQKVTRSLLEVLARRSGIRLGIVTKSTLIVRDLDLLQEIARKSVLVVHLTITTPDVELARKLEPRAPRPDLRLATVQKLRQAGIIVGVLNSPLLPGITDTMTAIDRMAKLAADHGACFFSANPLFLKPCSRPTYLSFIREHFPDLEPEYARQFQDRDFADKAYAARLSAMVTAICRKHGLNKRAMDSLLSQETAQKIPAAAVRGPAQQRLFG; from the coding sequence ATGAATGGCGAAGAAAAAGCGAAAACACTCTTTCCCATTCTGCCGGAAACTACCGGCATGGTTCGCATGGCGGCGCATGCCGAACATGTGGATGATGGCCACGATGTCGAGTTTTGCGGCATGAAGGTCAGCGGCATCCTCAACCGCTCCGTCTCCAAGCGGATGCACTGGATGGCCTGGAGCATCAATCCCTACCGCGGATGCGAGTTCGGTTGCCGTTACTGCTACGCGCGCTACACGCATGAGTTCCTGGCGCCGAAGGACGGGCCTGCGGAGGGTCAGCCGAACTTCCACGATCCGGAGGTCTTCGAACGGAAGATCTTCGTCAAGGAGAACGCAGCCTGGCTGCTGGAACAGGAGCTGCGCCGGCTGGAGAAGCAAGGGCACATCACGGACGAGATCGCGCTTGGTACGGCTACGGATCCATGGCAGCCGATCGAGCGGCGGCAGAAGGTGACGCGGAGCCTGCTGGAGGTTCTGGCGCGCCGCAGCGGAATCCGTCTCGGCATCGTGACCAAGTCCACGCTCATCGTCCGTGACCTCGATCTGCTGCAGGAGATCGCCCGCAAGAGTGTCCTTGTGGTGCATCTCACGATCACTACGCCGGATGTGGAGCTGGCGCGGAAGCTGGAGCCGCGTGCTCCGCGTCCTGACCTGCGGCTGGCAACCGTGCAGAAGCTGCGCCAGGCGGGCATCATCGTGGGCGTACTGAACTCACCGCTGCTGCCCGGCATTACCGACACCATGACAGCCATCGATCGCATGGCGAAGCTGGCCGCCGATCATGGAGCCTGCTTCTTTTCGGCCAACCCGCTGTTCCTGAAACCGTGTTCGCGACCTACTTACCTGAGCTTCATTCGCGAGCACTTTCCCGACCTGGAGCCGGAATACGCCCGCCAGTTCCAGGATCGGGACTTCGCCGATAAAGCCTACGCAGCACGTCTGAGTGCGATGGTAACGGCCATCTGCCGCAAGCACGGCCTGAATAAGCGTGCGATGGATTCACTGCTCTCGCAGGAGACTGCGCAGAAGATTCCTGCGGCTGCTGTGAGAGGACCGGCGCAGCAACGGCTTTTTGGTTGA
- a CDS encoding ROK family protein: protein MSKVLVIDVGGTHIKVLATGKKTAIKIASGPDATAAYMAEEVLAATESWQYDCVSIGFPGPVIGNHPADEPHNLGSGWVDYDYEKAFGKPVRILNDAAMQALGSYKGGRMLFLGLGTGLGSAMILDGAIAPMELAHLPYRKGKTYEEYVGKEGLERRGRKRWQRSVHDVIERLRTALLCEYVMLGGGNAKLLDKLPEGVLLGENANAFAGGFRLWDPPTKEAPPHAAIDAGRAHVRLSAAQKHQEAHPRKN from the coding sequence ATGAGTAAAGTCCTGGTGATCGATGTCGGCGGCACCCATATCAAAGTTCTGGCCACCGGAAAAAAGACCGCCATCAAGATCGCTTCCGGGCCGGACGCGACCGCCGCCTACATGGCAGAAGAGGTCCTGGCAGCTACCGAATCCTGGCAGTATGACTGCGTCTCCATCGGTTTTCCCGGTCCGGTCATCGGGAACCATCCGGCCGACGAACCGCATAATCTCGGCTCCGGCTGGGTGGACTATGACTATGAAAAAGCCTTCGGGAAGCCGGTCCGCATCCTGAACGATGCCGCCATGCAGGCGCTGGGCAGCTATAAGGGCGGCCGCATGCTCTTTCTCGGACTCGGCACCGGCCTGGGGTCAGCGATGATTCTGGACGGCGCCATCGCGCCCATGGAGCTGGCTCACCTGCCCTATCGCAAGGGCAAAACCTACGAAGAGTATGTCGGCAAAGAGGGCCTGGAACGCCGCGGCCGCAAGCGCTGGCAGCGGTCTGTCCACGACGTCATCGAGCGCCTGCGCACCGCCCTGCTCTGCGAATACGTGATGCTCGGTGGAGGCAACGCCAAGCTGCTGGACAAACTGCCCGAGGGAGTCCTGCTCGGCGAAAACGCGAACGCCTTCGCCGGCGGCTTCCGCCTCTGGGATCCCCCGACAAAAGAGGCGCCGCCACATGCCGCCATCGATGCCGGCCGGGCGCATGTACGCCTGTCAGCGGCCCAGAAGCACCAGGAAGCACACCCCAGGAAAAACTAG
- the tldD gene encoding metalloprotease TldD: protein MTIPTAADHKRYFIDTLGVSERLMERCLGEALSAGGDYADLYFESVTSTSIGVDESLVKSASQGISVGCGIRVLSGERTGFAYTDDLSPERLLRAARTAALIASGPAKQQVQGFTSPTTPELYPVAGASTDAEIAGKLELILRADRAARAYDSRITQVRAGYNDELRRILVAASDGTFASDTQPLARFNVFVIAKDGTNTARGSSGGGGRITIEYFETVKTPEHFAREAARTAILQLGAIAAPAGEMPVVLGPGWPGVLLHEAVGHGLEADFNRKKTSAFAGLIGQQVASSKVTVVDNGIIPNRRGSLNVDDEGTPTRENVLIENGILRGYLSDKLSARLMGIPSTGSGRRESYQHITMPRMTNTYMLNGEDMPEDIIKSVKRGLYAVNFGGGQVDITNGKFVFSASEAYLIEDGKVTAPVKGATLIGNGPEALKYVSMVGNDLALDEGIGTCGKSGQSVPVGVGMPTVKLDKMTVGGTN from the coding sequence ATGACGATTCCTACTGCAGCCGACCACAAGCGCTACTTCATCGATACTCTCGGCGTCTCGGAGCGGCTGATGGAGCGCTGCCTGGGTGAGGCGCTTTCGGCCGGCGGCGATTATGCCGATTTGTATTTTGAGTCGGTGACGTCGACTTCGATCGGTGTCGATGAGTCGCTGGTGAAGTCGGCGAGCCAGGGCATCAGCGTCGGTTGTGGGATCCGGGTGTTGAGCGGGGAGAGGACCGGATTTGCATACACCGACGATCTCTCACCGGAGCGTCTGTTGCGTGCTGCGCGTACCGCAGCGTTGATTGCCAGCGGACCGGCGAAGCAGCAGGTGCAGGGATTCACCTCGCCGACGACGCCGGAGCTCTACCCGGTAGCAGGCGCCAGCACCGATGCTGAGATTGCCGGCAAGCTGGAGCTGATTCTTCGGGCTGACCGTGCTGCTCGCGCCTATGACTCGCGGATTACGCAGGTGCGTGCTGGCTATAACGATGAGCTGCGGCGCATCCTTGTTGCTGCCAGCGATGGCACCTTTGCCAGCGACACGCAGCCGCTGGCGCGGTTCAATGTTTTTGTTATTGCGAAGGACGGAACCAACACGGCACGCGGCAGCAGCGGAGGCGGCGGACGCATTACGATCGAGTACTTCGAGACGGTGAAGACGCCCGAACACTTCGCCCGCGAGGCGGCACGTACCGCCATCCTGCAGCTTGGAGCCATCGCCGCTCCCGCAGGCGAGATGCCGGTGGTACTTGGCCCCGGCTGGCCCGGTGTGTTGCTGCATGAGGCTGTGGGGCATGGCCTTGAGGCTGATTTCAATCGCAAGAAGACCTCGGCGTTCGCGGGTCTTATCGGGCAGCAGGTTGCCAGCTCGAAGGTGACGGTGGTCGACAACGGCATCATCCCCAACCGGCGGGGATCGCTGAATGTCGATGACGAGGGCACGCCGACGCGCGAGAATGTGCTGATCGAGAATGGCATCCTGAGGGGCTATCTCTCGGACAAGCTGTCGGCGCGCTTGATGGGCATTCCTTCCACCGGCAGCGGACGCCGTGAGAGCTATCAGCACATCACCATGCCGCGCATGACCAACACCTACATGCTCAACGGTGAGGACATGCCCGAGGACATCATCAAGAGCGTCAAGCGCGGTCTGTATGCCGTGAACTTCGGCGGCGGGCAGGTGGATATCACCAACGGCAAGTTTGTCTTCTCGGCGAGCGAGGCTTACCTGATCGAAGACGGCAAGGTGACGGCTCCGGTGAAGGGTGCAACGCTGATCGGCAATGGGCCTGAGGCGTTGAAGTATGTGTCGATGGTGGGCAACGATCTGGCGCTGGATGAGGGGATCGGGACCTGCGGTAAGAGTGGGCAGAGTGTTCCGGTGGGCGTGGGTATGCCGACAGTGAAGCTCGACAAGATGACGGTGGGCGGAACGAATTAA
- a CDS encoding sugar phosphate isomerase/epimerase family protein, producing the protein MRMNRRQFVGGAAAVAVAGVMGRMAWADPLGLPIGIQLYTVRDPMMKDTVGTVKQIAGMGYKEVETAGYGTIKTAAEFRKVLDDAGLKCPSAHLQWDINNLQKSFDDAKALGCKYATASVPKQLIQEKLTKSPAEMSDAERAAWRAKMVAPLTGDDFKKLAEVMNKVGEEAKKNGLVFAAHNHTMEFALVDGVPGYDYLLKNTNPANVKFEIDCGWITVAGYKPGDYVKKFPGRIKMLHIKDFSSWESGKTGESAKGTEIGKGKVDYKAIFASVKGTGVEHIFVEQEAPYTLPPLEAAKADFDYLHSLS; encoded by the coding sequence ATGCGGATGAATCGGCGGCAGTTTGTGGGCGGCGCAGCGGCGGTAGCGGTGGCAGGTGTGATGGGACGGATGGCATGGGCCGATCCGCTCGGCCTGCCTATCGGTATCCAGCTTTACACCGTGCGCGATCCCATGATGAAAGACACCGTGGGCACCGTGAAGCAGATTGCCGGGATGGGCTACAAGGAAGTGGAGACGGCCGGTTACGGCACCATTAAAACCGCAGCCGAGTTCCGCAAGGTGCTGGACGATGCCGGCCTGAAGTGCCCCAGCGCTCACCTGCAGTGGGACATCAACAATCTGCAGAAGTCGTTCGATGACGCTAAGGCGCTGGGTTGCAAATACGCGACGGCGTCCGTTCCGAAGCAGCTCATCCAGGAGAAGCTGACCAAGTCGCCGGCTGAGATGTCAGACGCCGAACGCGCTGCCTGGCGCGCGAAGATGGTCGCCCCGCTGACGGGCGACGACTTCAAGAAGCTGGCTGAGGTCATGAACAAGGTGGGTGAAGAGGCCAAGAAGAACGGCCTGGTCTTCGCAGCACACAATCACACCATGGAATTTGCCCTGGTGGACGGCGTTCCGGGCTACGACTACCTGCTCAAGAACACCAACCCGGCCAATGTGAAGTTCGAGATTGACTGCGGCTGGATCACAGTCGCCGGATACAAGCCGGGCGACTACGTGAAGAAGTTCCCCGGCCGCATCAAGATGCTGCACATCAAGGATTTCTCGAGCTGGGAGAGCGGTAAGACCGGCGAGAGCGCCAAGGGCACCGAGATCGGCAAGGGGAAGGTGGACTACAAAGCGATCTTCGCCAGTGTAAAGGGCACCGGTGTCGAGCATATCTTCGTCGAGCAGGAAGCTCCTTATACGCTGCCTCCGCTTGAGGCGGCGAAGGCTGACTTCGACTATCTGCATTCGCTGTCGTAA
- a CDS encoding NINE protein, giving the protein MTGDPYTAGMTDAQRAYFYSEYQNQRKDEVAGILFAFFLGSFGAHHFYLKRNGMGILYACFFWSGIPGLIALVECFFMPGRVREYNALLALQIQQMILNGTPAPAPPPANNHNPYLANGRVCSQCGAQLEQGAQFCPKCGTRVA; this is encoded by the coding sequence ATGACAGGCGACCCTTACACAGCAGGCATGACGGACGCGCAGCGCGCGTACTTCTACTCCGAGTATCAGAATCAGCGTAAGGATGAGGTCGCGGGCATCCTGTTCGCCTTCTTCCTGGGAAGCTTCGGCGCACACCACTTCTACCTGAAACGCAACGGCATGGGTATTTTGTACGCCTGTTTCTTCTGGAGCGGGATTCCTGGCCTGATCGCCCTGGTCGAGTGCTTCTTTATGCCCGGACGTGTGCGGGAGTACAACGCTCTGCTGGCTCTACAGATACAGCAGATGATTCTGAATGGCACACCGGCGCCAGCACCCCCGCCCGCGAACAACCATAATCCCTATCTCGCCAACGGCCGCGTCTGCAGCCAATGCGGTGCACAGTTGGAGCAGGGCGCCCAGTTCTGCCCGAAGTGCGGCACGCGGGTTGCGTAG
- a CDS encoding sensor domain-containing diguanylate cyclase has translation MRQELFDLIMVPLLTFFFAALQKGRPQRRYRLWLAGWLLELTSMAIWEWEQISHISSPATETVRIWAIVFAGIAFLLSFGQKDLTLRQLCSFGLALSVPSCLGILLINTGTAQKWMICVLIVGGEVLADWSLRRSYGLQSKARLLVLDILAVVSGVAMLRLVATNQMQVIYAVILAEIFTACGLMFLTLPSRNRAGQWIASQGFFFWALQYPLYWWMGDRPGWESSFITLTSLWYLPKYLVAFGMILRVMEEDQERVRTLTEEYRLLYEGNPHPMFVFSPEDGRFLSANEAALRAYGYGMEEFLGLAVPEIFPPEDAPTRMEMLQYERRFERYQTLSRRKDGSSFHAEMTMYPVTFQSQSARFLLVVDTTEHVELNRELVRQAQHDHLTGLPNRTLLEDRMNQWLAIAQRSDKPAALMTLDLDRFKHINDTYGHLVGDECLKQAAARMQSRIRQSDTLARTGGEEFTLIVNHVSSEDGARSLAESLLRLFDRPLHINGLIIPITISIGVAIYPADGLDLDTLRQLSDDALYQAKRSGRNRVVFAGHMPATDVQQLTSD, from the coding sequence ATGCGGCAAGAATTATTCGATCTGATCATGGTCCCGCTGCTGACCTTCTTTTTTGCTGCCTTGCAAAAGGGAAGGCCGCAGCGTCGCTACCGGCTATGGCTCGCCGGCTGGCTGCTGGAGCTTACCAGCATGGCCATCTGGGAGTGGGAACAGATCTCCCATATCAGCTCGCCAGCTACCGAGACGGTGCGGATATGGGCCATCGTCTTCGCGGGAATCGCGTTCCTGCTTTCCTTCGGACAGAAGGACCTTACGCTGCGCCAGTTGTGCAGCTTTGGCCTGGCGCTGAGTGTTCCTTCCTGCCTTGGAATTCTTCTCATCAATACCGGTACGGCACAGAAGTGGATGATCTGCGTTCTGATTGTCGGCGGAGAGGTGCTGGCGGACTGGTCGTTGCGCCGCAGCTATGGTTTGCAGTCGAAGGCCCGGCTGCTGGTGCTCGATATCCTGGCGGTGGTCTCCGGTGTGGCCATGCTCCGGCTGGTAGCCACCAACCAGATGCAGGTGATCTACGCCGTCATTCTGGCGGAGATCTTCACTGCTTGCGGTCTGATGTTCCTGACGCTGCCGTCGCGCAATCGCGCGGGACAGTGGATCGCGTCTCAGGGCTTCTTCTTCTGGGCGCTACAGTATCCGCTGTACTGGTGGATGGGAGACAGACCCGGTTGGGAATCGTCCTTCATCACACTCACCAGCCTGTGGTATCTACCCAAGTATCTCGTTGCCTTCGGCATGATTCTGCGCGTCATGGAGGAGGACCAGGAGCGCGTTCGTACCCTTACCGAGGAGTACCGTCTGCTCTACGAGGGGAATCCGCATCCGATGTTCGTCTTTTCTCCGGAAGATGGACGATTCCTCTCGGCCAACGAGGCTGCGCTGCGTGCCTACGGCTATGGCATGGAAGAGTTCCTCGGGTTGGCAGTGCCGGAGATCTTTCCGCCGGAGGATGCGCCAACGCGCATGGAGATGTTGCAGTATGAACGGAGGTTCGAGAGATACCAGACGCTCAGCCGCCGCAAGGATGGAAGCAGCTTTCACGCGGAGATGACGATGTATCCGGTGACCTTCCAGAGCCAATCGGCACGGTTTCTGCTGGTGGTCGACACGACGGAGCATGTGGAACTCAACCGGGAGCTGGTGCGCCAGGCACAACACGATCATCTGACGGGGCTGCCGAACAGGACGCTGTTGGAAGACCGCATGAACCAGTGGCTTGCCATCGCGCAGCGCAGCGACAAACCGGCGGCGCTCATGACGCTCGATCTCGACCGGTTCAAACATATCAATGACACCTACGGTCATCTGGTCGGCGATGAGTGCCTGAAACAGGCAGCCGCGCGCATGCAGTCGCGTATTCGGCAGAGCGATACGCTGGCGCGCACCGGAGGCGAGGAGTTCACCCTGATCGTCAACCACGTCTCGTCAGAGGACGGCGCCAGGAGCCTGGCAGAAAGCCTGCTGCGGCTGTTTGACCGGCCGTTGCATATCAACGGTCTGATCATCCCCATCACCATCAGCATCGGTGTCGCGATCTATCCGGCTGACGGTCTCGATTTGGACACACTGCGTCAGCTCTCTGACGATGCTCTCTACCAGGCCAAGCGGTCGGGACGGAACCGGGTGGTCTTCGCCGGGCACATGCCCGCTACGGATGTTCAGCAACTGACTTCAGATTAG